The following is a genomic window from Arthrobacter sp. NicSoilB4.
TCCTTCGGTGAGGAGCATTTCGAGGAGAACCTTCGGTCCGTCGAAGATGCACTGGGCAAGGACATCCGGAAGTACTTTGTGCAGGACTTCTACAAGGACCACGTGCAGCGGTACAAGAAGCGTCCGATCTACTGGATGTTCTCCTCGCCGAAGGGCTCCTTCAACGCGCTGATCTACATGCACAGATACCGGCCCGACACGGTGAGCGTGGTGCTGAACGATTACCTGCACGAGTTCCAGGCGAAGCTGCGGGCACGCCGGTCCAACCTGGACCAGACGGGGGTGTCGACGTTGTCGACGGCGAAGGAGCAGACGGCTGCGCGGAAGGAATCGGAGCAGATCGGGAAGATGCTGCTGGAGCTGGAGGCGTGGGAGCAGAGCGTGCTGTACCCGCTGGCGACGGAACAGATCGACATAGACCTGGACGACGGGGTCAAGGCCAACTACTCCAAATTCGGGACGGCGCTACACAACAAGTTCACGGGGTTCTGATGGATGCTGAGACCGTCCTCGATACGAACCAGGGAAAGGGGCATACCACTGTGTCGCTCGATCAAAAGATTAACAGCGTCTTTGCGGGCTCTGTGGTGCGTAAAGACCTCGTCAAAACGGTCAAAGGCAACGCGATTGTGCCCTCATACGTCTTGGAATATCTGCTTGGACAGTACTGTGCCACAGATGACGAGGCACAGATCCAGGGCGGTATCGTATCCGTGCGAAGGATCCTCGCCGACCACTACGTGCACCGCAACGAATCCGAGCTCGTGCGCTCGACCATCCGCGAACGTGGACGCCACAAAGTCATCGACAAGATCAGCGTGACGCTTAACGACAAGGACGATGTCTATGAAGCCAGCTTCTCGAACCTGAAACTGAGCAAGGTGCTTGTCGACGCGGGGACGGTAAAGCAGCACCCCAAGCTGCTGGTCAGCGGAGTATGGTGCTTGGCAGACGTCGAGTACGAGCACTCGCCCGACAAAGGCCAGAGCCCGTGGATCCTTGCCTCCCTCAAGCCGATCCAGCTCTCCAGTTTTGACCTGGACGCCTATTTGTCGAACCGGGCTGAGTTCACCACCAACGAGTGGATTGACTTGCTGATCCAGTCGATCGGGTTCAATCCGGAGATGTTCGACCGCCGCGCCAAACTCATCCAGCTGATTCGGCTCATTCCTTACTGCGAACGCAACTTCAACCTGGTCGAGCTGGGTCCCAAAGGCACCGGCAAATCCCACATCTATTCGGAGTTCTCGCCGCACGGGATGCTGATCTCCGGTGGAGAAATCACGGTCCCGAAGCTTTTCGTGAACAACGCCAACGGGCGGCTGGGACTCGTCGGCTACTGGGACGCCGTGGCATTCGACGAGTTTGCAGGCAAGACAAAGAAGTCGGACAAAGCTCTGGTCGACATTATGAAGAACTACATGGCGAACAAGACGTTCTCGCGGGGCGTGGAGACACTCGGTGCAGAGGCTTCAATGGTCTTTGTGGGCAACACTCAGCACACGGTTCCCCATATGCTGAAGCACTCGGACCTCTTCGACGAGCTGCCGCCGTCGTACCACGATGCTGCTTTCCTCGATCGATTGCACCACTACATCCCCGGCTGGGAAGTGGACATCATCCGTGGTG
Proteins encoded in this region:
- the brxL gene encoding BREX system Lon protease-like protein BrxL translates to MDAETVLDTNQGKGHTTVSLDQKINSVFAGSVVRKDLVKTVKGNAIVPSYVLEYLLGQYCATDDEAQIQGGIVSVRRILADHYVHRNESELVRSTIRERGRHKVIDKISVTLNDKDDVYEASFSNLKLSKVLVDAGTVKQHPKLLVSGVWCLADVEYEHSPDKGQSPWILASLKPIQLSSFDLDAYLSNRAEFTTNEWIDLLIQSIGFNPEMFDRRAKLIQLIRLIPYCERNFNLVELGPKGTGKSHIYSEFSPHGMLISGGEITVPKLFVNNANGRLGLVGYWDAVAFDEFAGKTKKSDKALVDIMKNYMANKTFSRGVETLGAEASMVFVGNTQHTVPHMLKHSDLFDELPPSYHDAAFLDRLHHYIPGWEVDIIRGEMFSAGYGFVVDYIAEILKSQRAHDYSDRYTEFFTLSADISTRDRDGIHKTFSGLMKILYPHGDASVEEIEEILRLAIEGRKRVKDQILRIDKTMSAVKFGYETLEGEWQGVATAEELRYPSIYNRLGGQPESDGGNTQQGGGGTDNGGGPSTSHAPSEDEAATVAPRPSSQPLGQTLTFQNGQTGASYERIFGPYLAGATSVVLEDPYLRTPHQMRNLVDFIATWARLIQPGDEVNLLVKTVQDDDPGYAQRQLGDLVQIKGSVEAAGIKMDVQLLEPAELHDRWVRTDTGWDISLGRGLDMFEKSEKQLYLGQSVQEFRRVKSFNVIYQRTS